The Sporomusa termitida genome has a window encoding:
- the nifD gene encoding nitrogenase molybdenum-iron protein alpha chain gives MAVTEKQLQEILDQYPAKVQKNRKKHILIKDGEQGAQIIEANTRTVPGIITNRGCAYAGCKGVVLGPLKDMVHITHGPIGCAYYTWGTRRNKAKNDDPSQYFLNYSFSTDMQESDIVFGGEKKLAKVIDDVVEIFHPKAITVSATCPVGLIGDDVGAVAKAAEGRHGIPVLSFSCEGYKGVSQSAGHHIANNILMDKVIGASDLEEAPGKYAINILGEYNIGGDSWEIERVLKEIGYTIVSVMTGDGTYKDLRNAHTAELNLVQCHRSINYIAEMLETKYGTPWLKVNFIGVQGTTDSLRNMALYFGDEALIQKTEEVIAREVARVEPLLDQYKKICDGKTAFCFVGGSRGHHYQGLFSELGIETVLAGYEFAHRDDYEGREVIPTIKTDADSKNIPELHVTTDERRFRLKVSPAKMEELKKKIPLSYYAGMNAEMKDGSIIVDDLNHFETEEFIKILKPDIFASGIKDKYVIQKMGIPAKQLHSYDYSGPYAGFNGAVNFARDVSMGFASPTWNFIVPPWQDEPLLSGTVNEEGVA, from the coding sequence ATGGCTGTTACTGAAAAACAATTACAGGAAATACTTGACCAATATCCAGCCAAAGTTCAGAAAAACCGCAAGAAACATATTTTGATTAAGGACGGCGAGCAAGGCGCTCAAATTATTGAAGCCAATACACGTACAGTGCCTGGTATAATTACAAATCGCGGCTGTGCCTATGCCGGCTGTAAAGGCGTAGTGCTTGGCCCGCTGAAAGATATGGTTCATATTACCCATGGCCCGATCGGGTGTGCTTACTATACCTGGGGTACACGCCGCAATAAGGCCAAAAACGATGATCCCAGTCAATATTTTCTTAACTATAGCTTCTCTACTGATATGCAGGAAAGCGACATCGTATTTGGCGGTGAGAAGAAGCTGGCTAAGGTTATTGATGACGTCGTGGAAATTTTTCATCCCAAAGCGATTACCGTATCCGCCACTTGTCCGGTAGGGCTTATCGGCGATGATGTGGGGGCAGTGGCCAAAGCCGCTGAGGGCCGCCATGGTATTCCGGTACTGTCTTTTAGCTGTGAGGGCTATAAAGGTGTCAGTCAGTCTGCCGGTCACCATATCGCTAATAATATTCTTATGGATAAGGTCATTGGTGCATCTGATCTGGAAGAGGCTCCCGGTAAATATGCAATCAATATTCTGGGGGAGTATAACATTGGCGGCGACAGCTGGGAAATTGAGCGCGTGCTCAAGGAAATCGGCTATACCATCGTGTCGGTTATGACTGGTGACGGCACTTATAAGGATTTAAGAAACGCCCATACGGCTGAGCTTAATCTGGTCCAATGCCACCGCTCCATCAACTATATTGCGGAAATGCTGGAGACCAAATATGGTACACCCTGGCTTAAAGTAAATTTTATCGGTGTCCAGGGCACAACAGATTCTCTCCGGAACATGGCTTTGTACTTCGGCGATGAAGCGCTTATCCAGAAAACCGAGGAAGTGATTGCCCGGGAAGTGGCACGGGTTGAGCCCTTGCTGGATCAGTATAAAAAGATTTGCGACGGCAAAACGGCTTTTTGTTTTGTGGGAGGCTCCCGCGGCCATCATTACCAGGGGCTTTTCTCCGAGTTAGGTATTGAAACAGTACTGGCCGGGTATGAATTCGCCCACCGGGACGATTATGAGGGGCGTGAAGTTATTCCCACGATTAAGACCGATGCTGATTCGAAGAATATTCCCGAACTGCATGTTACTACCGATGAACGGCGTTTTCGGCTGAAGGTATCGCCGGCAAAGATGGAAGAACTGAAAAAGAAGATTCCGCTCAGCTATTATGCCGGTATGAATGCGGAAATGAAAGACGGCAGCATCATTGTTGATGATCTCAATCATTTTGAGACCGAAGAATTTATCAAGATTCTCAAACCAGATATTTTCGCATCAGGTATTAAAGATAAATATGTTATTCAAAAAATGGGCATCCCTGCCAAACAACTCCATTCTTATGATTATAGCGGTCCCTATGCCGGTTTCAACGGTGCAGTAAACTTTGCCAGGGATGTTAGCATGGGTTTTGCTTCCCCTACCTGGAACTTCATAGTGCCGCCATGGCAGGATGAACCCCTGCTCAGCGGTACTGTAAATGAGGAAGGAGTGGCCTAA
- a CDS encoding tRNA threonylcarbamoyladenosine dehydratase produces MLHEFSRTELLIGAEGLKKLAQSKVAIFGIGGVGTFVAEGLVRSGVGKFVLVDDDCICLTNINRQLHATRKTVGKSKVEVMRSRILEINPKAEVTVFQEFYMPDNAAGLLADDYSYIVDAIDTVTGKLDLVMQAKSRSIPVISSMGAGNKLDPTRFEVADIFNTSVCPLAKVMRQELRKRGVTSLKVVYSKEEPLTPLATENSSCSAGCVCPQGTTRKCTTRRQIPGSIAFVPSVAGLIIAGEVVKDIVFSKM; encoded by the coding sequence ATGCTGCATGAGTTTTCCCGGACCGAATTGTTAATTGGCGCAGAAGGCCTTAAGAAACTTGCCCAAAGCAAAGTCGCCATTTTTGGCATTGGCGGAGTAGGCACATTTGTGGCTGAAGGCCTGGTTCGTTCCGGTGTGGGCAAGTTTGTACTGGTTGATGATGATTGTATCTGCCTCACAAATATTAACCGGCAGCTGCATGCAACCAGAAAAACAGTTGGCAAATCTAAGGTTGAAGTGATGCGCAGCCGCATTCTGGAGATAAACCCCAAGGCTGAAGTAACTGTTTTTCAGGAGTTTTATATGCCGGATAACGCCGCCGGACTGCTTGCCGATGATTATAGTTATATCGTAGATGCCATTGATACGGTTACCGGTAAGCTAGATTTGGTAATGCAAGCTAAGTCCAGAAGTATTCCGGTTATCTCTTCGATGGGCGCCGGCAACAAACTGGACCCAACCAGGTTTGAAGTGGCAGATATTTTCAATACTTCCGTTTGTCCGCTGGCCAAGGTAATGCGGCAGGAATTGAGGAAGCGGGGCGTTACTTCATTAAAGGTAGTCTATTCTAAAGAAGAGCCGCTTACACCTTTGGCAACAGAAAACTCTAGCTGTAGTGCAGGGTGCGTCTGCCCCCAGGGAACAACGCGCAAATGTACAACACGCCGCCAGATTCCGGGCAGTATTGCCTTTGTACCCTCTGTAGCTGGTCTGATTATTGCCGGTGAAGTGGTTAAGGATATTGTTTTCAGCAAAATGTAA
- a CDS encoding endonuclease Q family protein, with product MLVHIQCGVVMEVDQEGIHICPKCGKTIKPRVSRK from the coding sequence ATGTTGGTGCATATTCAATGCGGTGTGGTTATGGAGGTTGATCAGGAAGGTATTCATATTTGCCCGAAATGCGGAAAAACGATTAAACCCCGGGTTTCGCGCAAGTAG
- a CDS encoding P-II family nitrogen regulator: MKEIIAIVRMNKTGATKKALVDAGVAGFTAFKVMGRGQLVDDPAIVAERKAKMMALAGADEQDAEMLIDGFLDGHRLFPRRLFTILAHDEDADTIIEAIMAVNRTENGVGDGKIIVVPMLDAIRVRTGESGEEAV; this comes from the coding sequence ATGAAAGAGATCATTGCCATCGTGCGCATGAATAAAACAGGCGCTACGAAGAAAGCTCTTGTAGACGCTGGCGTGGCCGGTTTCACCGCCTTTAAGGTAATGGGCCGTGGCCAATTAGTCGATGACCCGGCGATTGTAGCCGAGCGAAAAGCAAAAATGATGGCGCTGGCTGGTGCAGATGAACAAGATGCAGAGATGTTAATTGACGGTTTTCTTGACGGGCACCGGTTGTTTCCACGACGGCTATTCACCATCCTGGCTCACGATGAAGACGCCGACACTATCATTGAGGCGATCATGGCGGTGAACCGTACCGAAAACGGAGTAGGTGACGGTAAAATTATCGTCGTACCTATGTTGGATGCAATTCGGGTTCGTACTGGTGAATCCGGTGAAGAAGCAGTATAA
- a CDS encoding P-II family nitrogen regulator, translating into MILIRAIIRPDKKDEVLAALSAAGFNAVTVVDVVGRGKQKGIKIGGVVYDEIPKSLLLMAVRAEYKQEIVKVIMEAAKTGEKGAYGDGKIFVSPVSEVYTVSSGMKEL; encoded by the coding sequence GTGATATTAATTAGAGCAATCATCAGACCGGACAAAAAAGACGAGGTATTGGCGGCGCTGTCGGCAGCCGGATTTAACGCTGTTACCGTTGTCGACGTCGTCGGACGAGGTAAGCAAAAGGGCATCAAAATTGGCGGTGTCGTATATGATGAAATCCCCAAAAGCTTATTATTGATGGCTGTGCGGGCCGAATACAAACAGGAAATTGTTAAAGTAATCATGGAAGCAGCGAAAACCGGCGAAAAGGGAGCTTACGGTGACGGTAAAATTTTCGTCAGCCCTGTTTCTGAGGTATACACTGTATCGAGCGGCATGAAAGAGTTGTAA
- the nifH gene encoding nitrogenase iron protein: MRQVAIYGKGGIGKSTTTQNTVAALAEAGKHIMVVGCDPKADSTRLLLNGLCQKTVLDTLRDEGDDIDLDDILKPGFKNTMCVESGGPEPGVGCAGRGIITSINMLESLGAYTSDLDYVFYDVLGDVVCGGFAMPIREGKAEEIYIVASGELMALYAANNIAKGIQKYAASGKVRLGGIICNSRKVDNELPLLKAFAEELGSQLIYFVPRDNVVQRAEINKKTVVHFEPEAGQAEEYRNLAKAIDENRLFVIPKPMTQDRLEELMMQHGFLDAIA; the protein is encoded by the coding sequence ATGAGACAGGTTGCTATTTATGGTAAAGGCGGTATAGGAAAATCAACGACAACCCAAAACACCGTGGCAGCATTGGCTGAAGCCGGGAAACACATAATGGTGGTTGGCTGTGACCCGAAGGCTGACTCAACCCGGTTGCTGCTAAACGGACTTTGTCAAAAGACAGTACTGGATACCCTGCGTGACGAAGGCGACGATATTGATCTTGATGACATTTTAAAGCCAGGATTTAAAAATACCATGTGTGTTGAATCAGGCGGCCCGGAACCAGGGGTAGGCTGCGCCGGCCGCGGCATCATTACCTCTATCAATATGCTTGAATCGCTGGGGGCATATACTTCCGACCTTGACTATGTGTTTTATGACGTATTAGGTGACGTTGTCTGCGGCGGCTTTGCAATGCCAATCCGTGAAGGCAAAGCCGAAGAAATATATATTGTAGCATCAGGTGAGTTAATGGCCCTTTATGCTGCCAATAACATTGCCAAGGGGATTCAAAAGTATGCCGCATCAGGTAAAGTCCGGCTTGGCGGCATCATCTGCAACAGCCGGAAGGTAGATAATGAATTACCGCTGTTAAAGGCATTTGCCGAAGAGCTTGGCTCGCAGCTCATTTACTTTGTGCCGCGGGATAATGTTGTCCAACGGGCGGAAATCAATAAGAAAACAGTGGTTCACTTTGAACCTGAGGCTGGTCAAGCCGAGGAATACCGTAACCTGGCCAAAGCTATTGACGAAAACAGACTGTTTGTTATCCCTAAACCCATGACCCAAGATCGCCTGGAAGAACTGATGATGCAGCACGGTTTTCTTGATGCCATCGCCTAA